Proteins encoded within one genomic window of Prosthecobacter fusiformis:
- a CDS encoding Gfo/Idh/MocA family protein, translated as MNRRRFLQTSAASTLGFPAILRSASPNSMLQVASIGVARMGGNTMRSVARHEKVKIVSICDVDAKHLAQAAKDFPDASQHKDWREVMAKYGDKFDAVTIGTPDHSHAGPCVTALRAKKHVYLQKPMAPTLHECRVITEEAKKAGVVTQLGNQGRSSIEARMTVQLIQSGAIGKVKEVIMWENKPLSWWPKNTELRPQGDAIPEGLDWDLWCGVRNPVPFLNDTYHPQNWRAWFDFGCGEMGDMGCHHFDATFDALKLTAPTRARLTSGGSSGPLWGEKRIVELDFPGSEYTEGDTVRVTWNDGGMDPDMTKVKMPSVLTKFPHSGTFWVGTEGSIFKPYGQRPFVLPEESFPAEKYPKGLKGQDHYHDWVDAILAGTKSCADFSHGGPLTETVLVGTITDRFPGQWLEFDRESCQISNHEGANKLVKREYRDGWKVPGLG; from the coding sequence ATGAACCGTCGCCGCTTTCTCCAGACCTCCGCTGCCTCCACCCTTGGGTTTCCTGCGATTTTACGCAGTGCCTCGCCCAATTCCATGCTCCAGGTCGCCAGCATCGGTGTGGCACGGATGGGCGGCAACACGATGCGCAGCGTGGCCCGGCATGAGAAGGTGAAGATCGTCAGCATCTGCGATGTGGATGCGAAGCACCTGGCGCAGGCAGCCAAGGACTTTCCAGACGCCAGCCAGCATAAAGACTGGCGCGAGGTGATGGCGAAGTATGGCGACAAATTTGATGCGGTGACCATTGGCACGCCAGATCACAGCCACGCCGGGCCCTGCGTGACAGCTTTGCGCGCGAAGAAGCACGTCTATCTTCAAAAGCCGATGGCACCCACGCTGCATGAGTGCCGGGTGATCACGGAAGAGGCGAAGAAAGCCGGTGTGGTGACGCAGCTCGGCAATCAGGGGCGCTCCAGCATTGAGGCACGGATGACGGTGCAGCTCATCCAGAGCGGGGCCATTGGCAAGGTGAAGGAGGTCATTATGTGGGAGAACAAACCCCTGAGCTGGTGGCCCAAAAACACGGAGCTTCGTCCGCAGGGCGATGCCATTCCAGAAGGGCTGGACTGGGATCTGTGGTGCGGGGTGCGGAATCCAGTGCCCTTTTTAAACGACACCTATCATCCGCAGAACTGGCGTGCGTGGTTTGACTTCGGCTGTGGCGAAATGGGAGACATGGGTTGCCACCATTTTGATGCGACTTTTGATGCACTGAAACTCACCGCTCCCACACGTGCCCGCCTCACCAGCGGTGGCAGCAGCGGCCCACTGTGGGGAGAGAAGCGCATCGTGGAACTGGACTTCCCCGGCAGCGAATACACAGAGGGAGACACCGTGCGAGTCACCTGGAATGATGGCGGCATGGACCCGGATATGACCAAAGTGAAGATGCCGTCTGTGCTGACGAAGTTTCCCCATTCCGGGACGTTCTGGGTGGGCACGGAAGGCAGTATTTTTAAACCCTATGGCCAGCGTCCGTTTGTGCTGCCGGAGGAAAGCTTCCCTGCGGAGAAGTATCCCAAAGGTTTGAAGGGACAAGACCACTATCACGACTGGGTAGATGCCATCCTCGCCGGCACCAAGAGCTGTGCCGATTTCAGCCATGGCGGCCCGCTCACGGAGACTGTGCTTGTCGGCACCATCACCGACCGCTTCCCCGGCCAATGGCTGGAATTCGACCGCGAGTCCTGCCAGATCAGCAACCACGAAGGCGCGAACAAGCTGGTGAAGCGGGAGTATCGGGACGGGTGGAAGGTGCCTGGGCTGGGATGA
- a CDS encoding ComEC/Rec2 family competence protein, giving the protein MVLSVPAAAGILLADGQTWQPQWPLILITLLVWLPFLYRRRLWTAAPALMLTFGFLHSLRLADTFEHPLRTQLLATADHAMDVTLRGHLYPWNKGAELDEDAALCSVTAIRPGRHGSFQPLKAKIKVRLPEGWSLTAPGVYEISGRLSLPRPPMNPGQFDSVNYGLRMGWIAHLRAQEINLVEEDAIALRFHLLHAAETSRQWITKQLSLGLEKEDKDAAVILAMALGASDAAGEDIEDAFRDSGTLHVFAVSGLHVVMLAHIASMGLRWLGTQRMSLAIILIVFAYAFITGWQPSAARAAFMLAIVLTGPLLYRRSQLPNTLGAAALILLFFDSHQLFLPGFQLSFGVLLAILFMSGGIAEQARPWCELDPFLPPALATPFQRLGVWAKLKIASLFSVTAAAWAGSLPLMILHFGSITPVALVSNLFLVPASELCLIFSCFSLSFATLHCSGMAIFLNVINAQLAKGMVMLATWFASLPAANYTLDLRFEKAPPPAEIRVLHVPFGGGAGYLRSGEERWLLDTGNDNNWRYVLRPFLQHDGINNLDGLILSHGDISHVGAAPRVLKMQKHPRIHTSLLEPWPSDPATGSLKTLSRAIPPDGPIWKRHGLGELINLHSGHGMPVTAQVLHPGPADLHEKANDRGLVLLIQAGPFRVLWLNDAGFITEKRLLERRAPVQCDILVRHQHNADFSGLTELLLAAQPRAIISSNDAYRTEEALPQRLRDHCQAQQIPLFDLEASGSVGIEFWDEFVELKGYGNGQSVRLSALSELR; this is encoded by the coding sequence TTGGTCCTGTCCGTCCCCGCAGCAGCCGGCATCCTCCTGGCCGACGGACAAACCTGGCAGCCCCAGTGGCCGCTGATTCTGATCACACTTTTGGTTTGGCTACCCTTCCTTTACCGGCGGCGCTTATGGACAGCCGCGCCTGCCTTGATGCTGACTTTTGGATTCCTGCATTCCCTGCGGCTGGCTGACACCTTCGAGCATCCGCTGCGTACCCAGCTCCTCGCGACGGCGGATCATGCCATGGACGTCACGCTTCGCGGCCATCTTTATCCCTGGAACAAAGGGGCTGAGCTGGATGAAGACGCGGCTCTATGCAGCGTCACTGCAATCAGACCAGGACGTCATGGCAGCTTCCAGCCATTGAAGGCAAAGATCAAAGTGCGGCTCCCAGAAGGCTGGTCATTAACAGCACCGGGTGTCTATGAGATCAGCGGCCGCCTCTCCCTGCCCAGGCCGCCGATGAATCCAGGCCAGTTCGATTCAGTGAACTATGGTCTGCGTATGGGCTGGATCGCCCATTTGCGTGCCCAGGAAATCAACTTGGTAGAAGAGGATGCCATAGCCCTGCGATTCCATCTTTTACACGCAGCGGAGACCTCACGACAATGGATCACGAAGCAACTTTCGTTAGGCCTGGAAAAAGAGGACAAGGATGCCGCCGTGATATTAGCCATGGCCCTCGGAGCCTCAGACGCCGCAGGTGAAGACATCGAAGATGCGTTTCGTGACAGCGGCACTCTACATGTCTTTGCCGTCAGCGGCCTGCACGTGGTCATGCTGGCTCACATCGCATCCATGGGGCTGCGCTGGCTAGGCACCCAGCGCATGAGCCTGGCGATTATTCTGATCGTTTTTGCATATGCTTTTATCACTGGCTGGCAGCCATCCGCAGCACGGGCGGCCTTCATGCTGGCCATCGTGCTGACGGGCCCGTTGCTTTATCGCAGATCGCAGTTGCCCAACACGCTAGGTGCGGCGGCGCTTATTCTCTTATTTTTCGATTCGCATCAGCTTTTCCTGCCGGGGTTTCAGCTCTCGTTTGGTGTCCTTTTAGCCATCCTTTTCATGAGCGGAGGCATCGCTGAGCAAGCCCGGCCCTGGTGTGAACTGGACCCCTTTTTACCACCCGCCCTGGCCACTCCGTTTCAACGGTTAGGCGTGTGGGCGAAGCTAAAAATCGCCTCGCTTTTCTCCGTCACGGCGGCGGCGTGGGCGGGGAGCCTGCCGCTGATGATCCTGCATTTCGGCAGCATCACACCCGTGGCTTTGGTCTCGAATCTTTTCCTGGTACCTGCATCGGAACTTTGCCTGATTTTTTCATGCTTCAGCCTCTCTTTCGCCACGCTTCATTGCAGCGGCATGGCCATTTTCTTGAATGTTATCAATGCTCAACTGGCCAAAGGCATGGTGATGCTGGCCACCTGGTTTGCCAGCCTTCCGGCGGCCAATTACACCCTGGACCTCCGTTTTGAAAAGGCACCTCCGCCTGCTGAGATACGTGTCCTGCATGTCCCCTTCGGCGGTGGGGCCGGATACCTCCGCAGTGGGGAGGAACGCTGGCTGCTGGATACCGGCAATGACAATAACTGGCGCTATGTGCTGCGGCCATTCCTCCAGCATGATGGGATCAATAATCTGGATGGCCTTATTCTAAGCCATGGCGATATCTCTCATGTGGGTGCGGCTCCGCGGGTGCTGAAAATGCAAAAACATCCACGCATCCACACTAGCCTCCTGGAGCCCTGGCCTTCTGATCCTGCCACTGGCAGTCTCAAGACTTTGAGTCGTGCTATCCCGCCGGATGGCCCCATCTGGAAAAGGCATGGCCTGGGGGAACTGATTAACCTCCATTCCGGACATGGGATGCCCGTCACTGCTCAGGTGCTGCATCCAGGCCCTGCTGATCTGCATGAAAAGGCCAATGACCGGGGACTCGTCCTCCTCATCCAGGCAGGTCCATTCCGGGTCCTGTGGCTGAATGATGCCGGATTCATCACGGAAAAACGCCTGCTGGAGCGCCGTGCACCGGTGCAGTGTGACATCCTGGTGCGTCACCAGCACAACGCCGATTTCTCCGGCCTCACGGAACTGCTATTGGCCGCACAGCCCCGCGCCATCATCAGTTCTAACGATGCCTATCGTACCGAGGAAGCGCTACCGCAGCGCCTCCGCGACCATTGCCAGGCCCAGCAGATTCCGCTGTTCGACCTCGAGGCCAGCGGCAGTGTCGGCATCGAATTTTGGGACGAGTTCGTGGAATTGAAGGGCTATGGCAACGGCCAGTCGGTGAGGCTCAGCGCCTTGTCGGAACTGCGGTGA
- a CDS encoding cbb3-type cytochrome c oxidase N-terminal domain-containing protein, whose protein sequence is MPPDSPNSGPTLRPHEYDGIQEYDQKLPNWWLFSWYITMVFFVIAWVAYYQFGVGMSDEKNIETAMAKIADFQKRELEMIDDDKLWAMSKDEKIVTAGAATYSTTCIACHAADLSAHIAGAKLPGLPLNDQEWKHGGQPTQILTIVRKGAPDLTKGMPPWEPQLGLQRVVEVVAYILSKHEKGEPATLAADSPLGAPK, encoded by the coding sequence ATGCCTCCCGATTCCCCTAACTCCGGCCCCACCCTGCGCCCACATGAATACGACGGCATCCAGGAATACGATCAAAAGCTGCCTAACTGGTGGTTGTTTAGCTGGTATATCACCATGGTGTTCTTCGTCATCGCCTGGGTGGCCTATTATCAGTTCGGCGTCGGCATGTCCGACGAAAAAAACATTGAGACCGCCATGGCCAAAATCGCCGACTTCCAAAAACGGGAGTTGGAGATGATCGATGACGACAAGCTCTGGGCCATGTCCAAGGATGAAAAGATCGTCACTGCCGGAGCCGCCACCTACAGCACCACCTGCATCGCCTGCCACGCAGCCGATCTCAGCGCCCACATCGCCGGGGCCAAACTGCCCGGACTTCCCCTCAACGACCAGGAATGGAAACACGGCGGACAGCCCACCCAGATCCTCACCATCGTCCGTAAAGGTGCCCCCGACCTCACCAAAGGCATGCCCCCCTGGGAACCCCAGCTCGGCCTCCAGCGCGTCGTCGAAGTCGTCGCCTACATCCTCAGCAAACACGAAAAAGGCGAACCCGCCACCCTCGCTGCCGATTCGCCTTTGGGGGCCCCGAAGTAA
- the ccsA gene encoding cytochrome c biogenesis protein CcsA: MTTDRLALALSTFAFLAAVVPALACLKSGDWRRGPTQVIAMTVGFLLQTAAIYLRGQVVGQCPMKSVSDILVFIAWSIVLLYFLVGTTYRVSLLGMFTAPLVVAMHALAFLLPGAFPDYPAKAKIDAWVELHAALALIAYAAFALACITGVMYLLQERFLKKHLIGGLFYQLPPIQGLAKAIQRQLLLGLILLSASLAITFKLDTPITNPKLIFAWGVWGLYAVMGFITWRHTLSPRQTAWLAAVGFVIPFISLWLVT, from the coding sequence ATGACCACCGACCGGCTCGCACTCGCCCTGTCCACCTTCGCCTTTCTGGCGGCGGTGGTGCCTGCCCTGGCCTGTCTGAAGTCAGGGGACTGGCGGCGAGGCCCGACCCAGGTCATCGCCATGACGGTCGGTTTTCTGCTCCAGACCGCCGCCATCTACCTGCGTGGGCAGGTCGTCGGCCAGTGCCCGATGAAGAGTGTCTCGGATATCCTCGTCTTTATCGCCTGGAGCATCGTGCTGCTCTACTTCCTCGTCGGCACCACCTACCGCGTTTCCCTCCTGGGCATGTTCACCGCACCGCTGGTGGTGGCCATGCATGCCCTCGCCTTTCTCCTGCCCGGTGCGTTTCCTGATTATCCTGCCAAGGCCAAAATTGATGCCTGGGTGGAGTTGCATGCCGCCCTGGCCCTCATCGCCTACGCCGCCTTCGCCCTGGCCTGCATCACTGGCGTCATGTACCTGCTGCAGGAGCGTTTCCTGAAAAAGCACCTCATCGGCGGCCTATTTTATCAGCTCCCGCCCATTCAAGGCCTGGCCAAAGCCATCCAGCGCCAGCTCCTGCTGGGCCTCATCCTCCTGAGCGCCAGCCTGGCCATCACCTTTAAACTGGACACCCCCATTACCAACCCCAAGCTCATCTTCGCCTGGGGTGTCTGGGGCCTTTATGCCGTCATGGGGTTCATCACCTGGCGGCACACCCTCTCCCCACGCCAGACTGCCTGGCTGGCCGCCGTGGGATTTGTCATCCCCTTCATTTCCCTGTGGCTGGTGACCTGA
- the ccoN gene encoding cytochrome-c oxidase, cbb3-type subunit I, producing the protein MNTLAQKQLITFDDKVVRQFMWASIIWGIVGMLVGVIIASQLNFHQLNVTQWLSFGRLRPLHTNAVIFAFVGNMMFSGIYYSTQRLCKARMASDILSKIHFWGWQGIIVAAAITLPLGYTRGQEYAELIWPINIAVALIWVVFAVNFFWTLARRNEPSLYVALWFYIATIITVAMLYIVNHLSIPTSWTHSYTLFSGVQNALVQWWYGHNAVAFFLTTPILGIMYYFLPKAVERPVYSYRLSIVHFWSLVFIYIWAGPHHLLNTSLPKWLQMLGMFFSLMLWAPSWGGMLNGLLTLRGAWDKLRTDPVVKFFIAAVTFYGMSTFEGPLLSIRAVNALSHYSDWTIGHVHSGALGWNGLMAAGMFYWLTPRLYGTKLHSVPMANFHFWISIVGILLYVAAMWVSGIMQGLMLNSTNAAGTALTYPNFIETLTAIRPMMAFRIIGGSMYLVGMGLMLWNLWKTARSGQPVNETREVAILERNSVDNMGVKDTFLSDPVTYFFGGLFLLMGWIFLPKGADITALVCALIFGAIAVRKFTTSHHTWSQWYERLLENWLPFTILTFIAVALGGLIQIIPTVMVNRAKNMEDRIQQVYTPLELTGRDIYVSEGCYNCHSQMIRTLLPDVLRYGDYSRLGESIYDHPFQWGSKRTGPDLAREGSRYPHSWHFNHMMDPRSTSVGSNMPAYPHLFTTKFDQKTLPKKIAAMVRLGVPYPAMTDLEIKENAIKQGIEIVEKLKEDKLTAAPDTQIVALIAYLQKLGKYDTLEVEDKLQKYPTAPGLIPGPVNPDQNRPAASSQE; encoded by the coding sequence ATGAACACCCTCGCTCAAAAACAGCTCATCACTTTCGATGACAAAGTCGTCCGCCAGTTCATGTGGGCCTCCATCATCTGGGGCATCGTCGGCATGCTGGTCGGTGTCATCATCGCCTCCCAGCTCAATTTTCATCAGCTCAATGTTACGCAGTGGCTGTCCTTTGGCCGCCTGCGTCCGCTGCATACCAATGCTGTCATCTTCGCCTTCGTGGGGAATATGATGTTCTCCGGCATTTACTACTCCACCCAGCGCCTGTGCAAGGCCCGCATGGCTTCGGACATCCTGTCCAAGATCCACTTCTGGGGATGGCAGGGCATCATTGTCGCCGCCGCCATCACCCTGCCATTAGGGTACACTCGCGGGCAGGAATACGCAGAACTCATCTGGCCCATCAACATCGCCGTCGCACTTATCTGGGTCGTCTTCGCGGTGAACTTCTTTTGGACCCTGGCCCGGCGTAACGAGCCCTCCCTGTATGTCGCCCTCTGGTTCTACATCGCCACCATCATCACAGTGGCGATGCTCTACATCGTCAATCACCTTTCCATCCCCACCAGTTGGACTCATAGTTATACCCTTTTCTCCGGGGTGCAAAACGCGCTGGTACAGTGGTGGTATGGGCACAACGCCGTCGCCTTTTTCCTCACGACTCCCATCCTGGGCATCATGTACTATTTCCTGCCGAAGGCAGTGGAGCGGCCCGTGTATTCCTACCGCCTTTCCATCGTCCACTTCTGGTCGCTCGTTTTTATTTACATCTGGGCCGGCCCCCACCACCTGCTGAATACCTCCCTGCCAAAGTGGCTGCAAATGCTGGGCATGTTCTTCAGCCTCATGCTCTGGGCCCCGAGCTGGGGTGGCATGCTCAACGGTCTGCTCACCCTGCGCGGTGCCTGGGACAAACTCCGGACCGACCCCGTCGTCAAATTTTTCATCGCCGCCGTCACCTTTTACGGCATGTCCACCTTTGAGGGCCCACTTCTCTCCATCCGCGCTGTCAATGCCCTCTCCCATTACTCAGACTGGACCATCGGCCACGTCCATAGCGGGGCACTAGGCTGGAACGGCCTCATGGCCGCAGGCATGTTTTATTGGCTCACCCCGCGTCTGTACGGCACCAAGCTACACTCCGTGCCGATGGCCAATTTCCACTTCTGGATCTCCATCGTGGGCATCCTCCTTTACGTCGCTGCCATGTGGGTCTCCGGCATCATGCAGGGGCTGATGCTAAATTCCACCAACGCCGCTGGCACAGCGCTGACTTATCCGAATTTCATCGAGACCCTCACCGCCATCCGCCCCATGATGGCCTTCCGCATCATCGGCGGCTCCATGTACCTCGTCGGCATGGGTCTCATGCTCTGGAATCTCTGGAAGACAGCCCGCAGCGGCCAGCCCGTCAATGAAACCCGCGAAGTCGCGATCCTTGAGCGCAACAGCGTGGATAACATGGGGGTCAAAGACACTTTTCTCTCTGACCCGGTCACGTACTTCTTCGGCGGTCTCTTCCTCCTCATGGGCTGGATCTTCCTGCCTAAAGGAGCGGACATCACCGCCCTGGTCTGTGCGCTTATCTTTGGTGCCATCGCCGTGAGGAAATTCACCACCTCCCATCACACCTGGTCACAGTGGTATGAACGTTTGTTAGAAAACTGGCTTCCCTTCACCATCCTCACCTTCATCGCCGTCGCCCTCGGCGGCCTCATCCAGATCATCCCCACCGTCATGGTGAACCGGGCCAAGAACATGGAGGACCGCATCCAGCAGGTTTACACCCCGCTGGAACTCACCGGCCGCGACATCTACGTCAGTGAAGGCTGCTACAACTGCCACAGTCAGATGATCCGCACCCTCCTGCCGGATGTGCTGCGCTATGGCGACTACAGCCGCCTGGGTGAAAGCATTTATGACCATCCCTTCCAATGGGGGTCCAAGCGCACCGGGCCAGACCTGGCCCGTGAAGGCAGCCGCTATCCCCATAGCTGGCATTTCAATCACATGATGGATCCGCGCAGCACCTCCGTGGGCTCCAACATGCCCGCCTATCCGCATCTCTTCACCACCAAGTTCGACCAGAAAACCCTGCCGAAAAAAATCGCCGCCATGGTCCGCCTCGGCGTCCCCTACCCTGCGATGACTGATCTGGAGATCAAAGAAAACGCCATCAAGCAAGGCATCGAAATTGTCGAAAAACTCAAGGAAGACAAACTCACAGCCGCACCGGATACCCAGATCGTCGCCCTCATCGCCTATCTGCAAAAGCTCGGCAAATACGACACCCTGGAGGTGGAGGACAAACTCCAAAAATATCCCACCGCCCCCGGCCTCATCCCCGGCCCGGTCAATCCTGACCAGAACCGCCCAGCCGCCAGCAGCCAAGAATAG
- a CDS encoding pectate lyase — translation MLPLSALAADSFPDPAEVTAAMKKATSFYTEKLAVHGGYASSWTKDLSMAFVEGKKGTEIISMQPPGTTTVGLAMLKGYQATGDAQFLEAARGAAKALIECQLASGGWLAEYDFSGAYEKKYHLRKHVLAGDTEPGKREFRSTLDDNKTQSALLLLLELASLPESKDDQALQDCLKFGMDSLLGAQYPNGAWPQQFEKPADPAIPVLKARYPADWPRTFPKEKYTDFYTLNDGNMEKIVQLLLRAYDLTKEERYLNSAKKTGNFFILAQMPEPQPGWAQQYNHQMEPVWARKFEPPCVSGGESLSTMKALYDLYVVTGDEKYMKPLPAAFAWYERSVLPDGKHARFYELKTNKPLYFVKDTYELVYDDSNLPTHYGFKLDWIQKDLKQLREIMSRPREEILAKRSGPDNEKSWASRAKGVADKTVQALKAQAPEGFWLNDEEIDAGEFVRHFNAMSIYVEGAKKGGDIFAKMRAK, via the coding sequence ATGTTACCTCTTTCCGCCCTGGCGGCGGATTCGTTTCCAGATCCTGCGGAGGTGACGGCGGCGATGAAAAAGGCGACCTCGTTTTACACGGAGAAGCTGGCCGTGCATGGAGGGTATGCCTCCTCATGGACGAAGGATCTGAGCATGGCGTTTGTGGAAGGAAAGAAGGGCACGGAGATCATCTCCATGCAGCCGCCAGGAACGACAACGGTGGGGCTGGCCATGTTGAAGGGGTACCAGGCCACGGGGGATGCACAGTTTCTGGAGGCTGCCCGAGGTGCAGCGAAGGCTTTGATCGAGTGCCAGCTCGCCAGCGGTGGCTGGCTGGCGGAGTATGACTTTTCCGGTGCGTATGAGAAGAAATATCATCTGCGCAAGCATGTGCTGGCGGGGGATACGGAGCCAGGCAAGCGCGAATTCCGCAGCACGCTGGATGACAACAAGACGCAGTCCGCCCTGTTGCTTTTGCTGGAGCTGGCAAGTCTGCCGGAGAGCAAGGATGACCAAGCTTTGCAGGATTGTTTGAAATTCGGAATGGATAGTTTGTTAGGCGCTCAATACCCGAACGGAGCCTGGCCGCAGCAGTTTGAAAAACCTGCCGATCCCGCGATTCCGGTCCTGAAGGCCCGCTATCCCGCAGATTGGCCGCGCACCTTCCCAAAGGAAAAGTACACGGACTTTTATACTCTCAATGATGGAAACATGGAGAAGATTGTCCAACTGCTGTTGCGTGCCTATGACCTGACGAAAGAAGAGCGGTATCTGAACTCGGCAAAAAAGACCGGAAATTTTTTCATCCTGGCGCAGATGCCCGAGCCACAGCCCGGTTGGGCACAGCAATACAATCACCAGATGGAACCCGTTTGGGCGCGTAAATTTGAGCCGCCTTGTGTGAGTGGCGGCGAGAGCCTGAGCACTATGAAGGCATTGTATGATCTGTATGTGGTGACGGGAGATGAAAAGTATATGAAGCCTCTGCCTGCGGCCTTTGCGTGGTATGAGCGCTCCGTCCTCCCGGATGGCAAGCATGCTCGCTTCTATGAACTGAAGACGAACAAGCCGCTCTACTTTGTCAAAGACACCTATGAGCTGGTCTATGACGACAGCAACCTGCCAACACATTATGGATTTAAGCTGGACTGGATTCAAAAAGACCTGAAACAACTCCGTGAGATAATGTCCAGACCGCGTGAAGAAATACTGGCGAAACGCAGCGGACCTGACAATGAAAAAAGCTGGGCCAGCCGAGCAAAGGGAGTGGCTGATAAAACAGTCCAGGCATTGAAAGCCCAAGCACCGGAAGGCTTCTGGCTAAATGACGAGGAGATTGATGCAGGTGAGTTTGTCCGTCACTTCAACGCCATGAGCATCTATGTGGAAGGGGCCAAAAAAGGCGGAGACATTTTTGCCAAAATGCGGGCCAAGTGA